A region of Desulfobacterales bacterium DNA encodes the following proteins:
- a CDS encoding Spy/CpxP family protein refolding chaperone yields the protein MVKKGLTITLICVFILGVLVFNGCRSHSPDHKAEFMVDYISETLDLNDSQREHLDGIKEEFLAKAKEMHAKKKAMHAEFKTELLKEEIDQQRMKDLMAQKREQMAEIMDLAVERLAEFHKTLSAEQKEKLVAKLEWFHEKHNQKWQ from the coding sequence ATGGTAAAAAAAGGTTTAACAATCACCCTTATCTGTGTTTTTATTTTAGGCGTACTGGTGTTCAATGGTTGCCGCTCGCATTCCCCAGACCATAAAGCGGAATTCATGGTGGATTACATTTCCGAGACCCTCGACCTGAACGACAGCCAGAGAGAGCACCTTGATGGGATCAAAGAAGAGTTTCTGGCCAAAGCCAAAGAGATGCATGCCAAGAAAAAAGCCATGCATGCCGAATTCAAGACCGAGTTGCTCAAAGAAGAAATTGATCAGCAACGAATGAAAGATCTCATGGCACAGAAGCGGGAACAGATGGCCGAAATAATGGATCTGGCGGTGGAGCGTTTGGCCGAGTTCCATAAAACCCTGTCAGCGGAGCAAAAGGAAAAATTGGTGGCGAAGTTGGAATGGTTTCATGAGAAACACAATCAAAAATGGCAATAA
- a CDS encoding response regulator transcription factor produces the protein MNPTILIIDDDAKLNKLLKDFLTDFGYAVITATHPARGIKKLKQASPDLVILDIMLPEMDGFEVCRLIRQTSSIPIIMLTARGEVTDKVVGLELGADDYLAKPFEPRELVARIQSVLRRTQPFGDNQVLTFDRLTIDLDKRIASLDGNPVDLTTNEFTALALLARNAGKVLNRDQILQELRGMDCDAFNRSVDIAVSRLRQKLNDNPKSPEFIKTIWGSGYVFIGKNAD, from the coding sequence ATGAACCCGACGATTCTGATCATTGATGACGATGCCAAGCTCAACAAGCTGCTCAAAGACTTTTTAACGGATTTTGGGTATGCGGTCATCACAGCAACCCATCCGGCCAGAGGTATAAAAAAGCTCAAGCAGGCATCCCCCGATCTCGTGATCCTGGATATCATGCTGCCGGAAATGGATGGGTTTGAGGTTTGCAGATTGATTCGCCAGACCAGCAGTATTCCCATCATCATGTTGACCGCCAGAGGCGAGGTCACCGATAAAGTGGTCGGGCTGGAGCTGGGCGCTGATGATTATCTGGCGAAACCCTTTGAACCCCGCGAACTGGTGGCCCGAATTCAGTCTGTGTTACGGCGCACCCAGCCGTTCGGAGATAATCAAGTGCTCACCTTTGATCGGTTGACCATTGATCTGGATAAACGCATTGCCTCGCTGGATGGCAACCCCGTTGACCTGACAACCAACGAATTTACGGCCCTGGCACTGCTGGCCAGAAACGCCGGCAAAGTATTGAATCGGGACCAAATTCTGCAGGAGCTGCGTGGTATGGATTGTGATGCCTTTAATCGCTCGGTTGATATTGCTGTCAGTCGCCTGCGTCAAAAGCTAAATGATAATCCAAAATCGCCCGAATTTATCAAAACGATTTGGGGCAGTGGATATGTATTTATAGGAAAAAATGCGGATTAA
- a CDS encoding HAMP domain-containing sensor histidine kinase encodes MRINFFNRIIRSVFTKLLVVIILAGICINLVVVGFFVHLRDAFVGPFHKNVVQYLNYLIADMGTPPTLDHAREIARQSYLEIRYESPDLSWTTSDALPADIKGRFRSWHQNPDIRFGKYRGRHIIEVNTEAGRFIFGASRHLPVERERRRLFIIVLVLLTAILTVAFFIIRHILRPVKWLNTGVQEVSRGNLKHRVPLKKSDELRDLAEAFNNMTDRIRDMLHSKEQLLLDVSHELRTPLTRMKVALEFLADSQAKQSLQGDIEEMEKMVSEILETARRQHKYENLKKKPTNLTDLIKQTTSAFENQPPGVKIVDFPSEIEVEIDPEQIKAVFENVLNNAIKYSEADSKPVEVTCELQASYAVIRIRDYGIGIPPEDLAHIFEPFYRVDKSRAKDTGGYGLGLSLCKTIMEAHDGKIEVQSTQHEGTTVSLHLPLLQS; translated from the coding sequence ATGCGGATTAATTTTTTTAATAGAATCATACGCTCGGTGTTCACCAAGCTCTTGGTGGTGATCATCTTAGCCGGTATTTGCATCAATTTGGTGGTGGTTGGGTTTTTCGTTCACCTTCGTGATGCTTTCGTCGGCCCGTTTCATAAAAATGTGGTTCAATACCTCAATTATCTGATTGCCGATATGGGCACCCCGCCTACCTTGGACCACGCGCGCGAAATCGCCCGACAGTCCTATTTGGAAATTCGTTACGAAAGCCCGGATCTCAGTTGGACCACTTCCGATGCCCTGCCAGCAGATATCAAAGGCCGGTTTCGCAGCTGGCACCAAAATCCCGATATCCGCTTTGGCAAATATCGGGGCCGACATATCATTGAGGTCAATACAGAGGCGGGCCGCTTTATTTTCGGTGCATCGCGTCATCTGCCGGTCGAACGGGAACGACGCCGGCTGTTTATTATTGTGCTGGTCCTTTTAACGGCAATTCTGACTGTTGCCTTTTTTATCATTCGCCATATTTTAAGACCGGTAAAATGGCTGAACACCGGGGTGCAGGAAGTCAGTCGCGGGAATTTAAAACACCGGGTGCCGCTGAAAAAGTCCGATGAGTTACGGGATCTGGCAGAAGCTTTCAATAACATGACCGATCGTATTCGGGATATGCTGCACTCCAAAGAGCAGCTGCTTTTAGATGTCAGCCATGAACTGCGAACCCCGCTGACGCGCATGAAAGTGGCGCTTGAATTTTTAGCTGACAGCCAGGCCAAACAAAGTCTTCAAGGTGACATCGAAGAAATGGAGAAAATGGTCAGCGAAATTCTGGAAACCGCCCGCCGGCAGCATAAATATGAAAATTTAAAAAAAAAGCCCACTAACCTGACCGATTTGATAAAGCAAACAACGTCTGCTTTTGAGAACCAGCCGCCGGGTGTTAAAATTGTGGATTTTCCTTCTGAAATTGAGGTCGAGATAGACCCCGAACAGATCAAAGCCGTATTTGAAAATGTACTGAATAATGCCATTAAATATAGCGAAGCGGACAGCAAGCCTGTTGAGGTGACCTGTGAGTTGCAGGCTTCATATGCCGTCATCCGGATCAGGGATTATGGCATTGGAATTCCGCCAGAAGACCTGGCCCATATTTTCGAGCCGTTTTATCGGGTGGATAAATCCCGCGCCAAAGACACCGGGGGGTATGGTTTGGGGTTAAGTCTATGCAAGACCATTATGGAAGCCCATGACGGTAAAATTGAGGTGCAGAGTACGCAACATGAAGGCACGACCGTATCTTTGCATTTACCTTTACTTCAAAGTTAG
- a CDS encoding methyltransferase domain-containing protein → MTKHPANKPTGAGKSSFGLIDTATFFQELDLKEDITFLDVACGRGAYTLAVADIIGNNGQIYAVDLWEEGIGILSEEAASKGIQNITTFVSDVAQHIPIEDDCVDACLMATVLHDLVADKIDQQTLKEIVRVMKPGGTLVIVEFFKKQGPPGPPKPVRLSPEEVDQMLTVHGFQQKRYTEIGPDNYLQIFLKRE, encoded by the coding sequence ATGACAAAACATCCTGCCAACAAACCTACGGGGGCCGGCAAAAGCAGCTTTGGGCTGATTGATACGGCAACCTTTTTTCAAGAGCTTGATTTAAAAGAAGACATTACCTTTTTGGATGTCGCCTGCGGCCGGGGTGCCTATACACTGGCCGTTGCCGATATTATCGGTAACAACGGTCAGATATATGCGGTTGATTTATGGGAAGAGGGAATTGGTATCTTAAGCGAAGAAGCTGCTTCAAAAGGGATTCAGAATATTACGACTTTTGTCAGCGATGTTGCACAGCACATACCCATTGAAGATGATTGCGTGGATGCCTGTCTGATGGCAACCGTGTTGCATGATCTGGTGGCAGATAAAATCGATCAGCAGACGCTCAAAGAAATAGTCAGAGTGATGAAACCAGGAGGTACGCTGGTCATTGTTGAGTTTTTTAAAAAACAAGGACCACCGGGGCCCCCGAAACCGGTGCGGCTGTCGCCGGAAGAAGTGGATCAAATGCTAACGGTCCATGGCTTTCAGCAAAAACGCTATACAGAAATTGGGCCAGATAACTATTTACAGA